The following coding sequences are from one Mugil cephalus isolate CIBA_MC_2020 chromosome 9, CIBA_Mcephalus_1.1, whole genome shotgun sequence window:
- the LOC125013984 gene encoding von Willebrand factor A domain-containing protein 5A-like isoform X2 — protein MCFLHVKAPEYQCCQSSAFSSCTMVNCCGLLSSQKEPVPLKSIEVELEVKDHVATVVSTLLYENKEDKPLEAVFVFPLPGDAAVCHFSAKIGQTQIVAEVKEKKEAREDYDDALSSGQQAFLLEESEQSPDIFSMSVGRLPPGESASIRLEYVTELAVQADDGLRFCLPAVLNPRYQPQGSEGASVQVTSVPASLVPYSLSFSARLSSPRPISKVESSCSLDPLQYLNTDQTQATIKLAAGHKFDRDVELLIYYKDAHQPTAVVEAGQASAKPGSLMGDPVVMLSLYPEFPQSVMSSVASCGEFVFLLDRSGSMQMSSANQQTRISSARDTLLLLLKSLPMGCYFNIYSFGSSYEHIFSQSVEYNQKTMEEALKKVEEMQANMGGTEILKPLQHIYRQSCIPSQPRQLFVFTDGEVGNTKEVIDLVKKNSGSHRCFSFGIGEGASSALINGLAKEGGGHAQFITGTDRMQPKVMQSLRFALQPAVVDISVTWDLPKGVSVTVLSPPITALFQGQRSLVYGQLTGEVGAAPCHVVFLSSGM, from the exons ATGTGCTTTCTGCACGTTAAAGCACCCGAGTATCAGTGTTGTCAATCCAGTGCATTTTCATCGT GTACAATGGTGAACTGCTGTGGTCTGCTATCTTCCCAGAAGGAACCAG ttcctctgaagagcattgaggtggagctggaggtgaaggATCATGTGGCTACAGTGGTCTCCACTCTCCTCTACGAGAACAAGGAGGACAAACCACTAGaggctgtttttgtctttcctctgcCTGGAGATGCTGCTGTCTGTCATTTCAGTGCTAAGATTGGACAGACTCAGATTGTAGCTGAggtgaaggagaaaaaggag GCTCGTGAGGATTATGATGATGCACTGAGCTCTGGTCAGCAGGCCTTCCTGTTGGAGGAGAGTGAGCAGAGTCCAGATATATTCTCTATGAGTGTAGGCCGTCTTCCTCCAGGAGAGAGCGCCTCCATCAGGCTGGAGTACGTCACTGAGCTGGCTGTGCAGGCTGATGATGGACTGAGGTTCTGTCTGCCTGCTGTGCTCAACCCTCGCTACCAACCTCAAG GCAGTGAAGGAGCCAGTGTCCAGGTGACCTCTGTCCCAGCCTCTCTGGTGCCCTACAGTCTGTCTTTTTCTGCCCGACTGTCCTCTCCACGTCCAATCTCTAAAGTAGAGTCCAGCTGTTCCTTGGATCCTCTCCAGTACCTCAACACTGATCAAACCCAGGCCACT ATCAAGTTGGCTGCAGGACACAAGTTTGACAGAGATGTTGAACTGTTGATTTATTACAAAGACGCCCATCAGCCCACTGCTGTGGTGGAGGCAGGACAGGCCTCTGCCAAGCCTG GATCTCTGATGGGTGATCCAGTGGTGATGCTGAGCCTGTACCCTGAGTTCCCTCAGTCTGTGATGTCTTCAGTCGCCTCATGTGGAGAGTTTGTGTTCTTACTGGATCGATCAGGGAGTATGCAGATGAGCAGCGCGAATCAACAGACACGCATTAGCAGTGCCAGG GAtactctgctgcttctgttgaaGAGCTTACCAATGGGATGCTATTTCAACATTTACAGTTTTGGGTCCAGCTATGAACACATCTTCTC TCAGAGTGTGGAGTACAACCAGAAGACCATGGAGGAGGCTCTGAAGAAAGTTGAGGAGATGCAGGCTAATATGGGAGGAACAGAGATACTGAAGCCACTTCAACATATTTACAGACAGTCCTGCATTCCCAGTCAGCCAAGACAA CTGTTTGTCTTTACTGATGGAGAGGTGGGGAACACCAAAGAAGTCATTGATCTGGTAAAGAAGAATTCAGGTTCCCACAG GTGTTTCTCTTTTGGGATTGGGGAAGGGGCCAGCTCTGCTCTTATCAATGGCTTGGccaaggagggaggaggtcacGCTCAGTTCATCACAGGAACTGACAGGATGCAACCAAAA GTTATGCAGTCACTGCGATTTGCTCTACAGCCAGCTGTGGTGGACATCTCAGTCACATGGGATTTACCAAAGGGAGTGTCTGTCACTGTCCTCTctccaccaatcacagctcttttccagggtcagaggtcactggTTTATGGCCAGCTCACTGGAGAGGTAGGAGCAgctccatgtcatgttgtgtttctgtcatcaGGTATGTGA
- the LOC125013984 gene encoding von Willebrand factor A domain-containing protein 5A-like isoform X4 has protein sequence MVNCCGLLSSQKEPVPLKSIEVELEVKDHVATVVSTLLYENKEDKPLEAVFVFPLPGDAAVCHFSAKIGQTQIVAEVKEKKEAREDYDDALSSGQQAFLLEESEQSPDIFSMSVGRLPPGESASIRLEYVTELAVQADDGLRFCLPAVLNPRYQPQGSEGASVQVTSVPASLVPYSLSFSARLSSPRPISKVESSCSLDPLQYLNTDQTQATIKLAAGHKFDRDVELLIYYKDAHQPTAVVEAGQASAKPGSLMGDPVVMLSLYPEFPQSVMSSVASCGEFVFLLDRSGSMQMSSANQQTRISSARDTLLLLLKSLPMGCYFNIYSFGSSYEHIFSQSVEYNQKTMEEALKKVEEMQANMGGTEILKPLQHIYRQSCIPSQPRQLFVFTDGEVGNTKEVIDLVKKNSGSHRCFSFGIGEGASSALINGLAKEGGGHAQFITGTDRMQPKVMQSLRFALQPAVVDISVTWDLPKGVSVTVLSPPITALFQGQRSLVYGQLTGEVGAAPCHVVFLSSGM, from the exons ATGGTGAACTGCTGTGGTCTGCTATCTTCCCAGAAGGAACCAG ttcctctgaagagcattgaggtggagctggaggtgaaggATCATGTGGCTACAGTGGTCTCCACTCTCCTCTACGAGAACAAGGAGGACAAACCACTAGaggctgtttttgtctttcctctgcCTGGAGATGCTGCTGTCTGTCATTTCAGTGCTAAGATTGGACAGACTCAGATTGTAGCTGAggtgaaggagaaaaaggag GCTCGTGAGGATTATGATGATGCACTGAGCTCTGGTCAGCAGGCCTTCCTGTTGGAGGAGAGTGAGCAGAGTCCAGATATATTCTCTATGAGTGTAGGCCGTCTTCCTCCAGGAGAGAGCGCCTCCATCAGGCTGGAGTACGTCACTGAGCTGGCTGTGCAGGCTGATGATGGACTGAGGTTCTGTCTGCCTGCTGTGCTCAACCCTCGCTACCAACCTCAAG GCAGTGAAGGAGCCAGTGTCCAGGTGACCTCTGTCCCAGCCTCTCTGGTGCCCTACAGTCTGTCTTTTTCTGCCCGACTGTCCTCTCCACGTCCAATCTCTAAAGTAGAGTCCAGCTGTTCCTTGGATCCTCTCCAGTACCTCAACACTGATCAAACCCAGGCCACT ATCAAGTTGGCTGCAGGACACAAGTTTGACAGAGATGTTGAACTGTTGATTTATTACAAAGACGCCCATCAGCCCACTGCTGTGGTGGAGGCAGGACAGGCCTCTGCCAAGCCTG GATCTCTGATGGGTGATCCAGTGGTGATGCTGAGCCTGTACCCTGAGTTCCCTCAGTCTGTGATGTCTTCAGTCGCCTCATGTGGAGAGTTTGTGTTCTTACTGGATCGATCAGGGAGTATGCAGATGAGCAGCGCGAATCAACAGACACGCATTAGCAGTGCCAGG GAtactctgctgcttctgttgaaGAGCTTACCAATGGGATGCTATTTCAACATTTACAGTTTTGGGTCCAGCTATGAACACATCTTCTC TCAGAGTGTGGAGTACAACCAGAAGACCATGGAGGAGGCTCTGAAGAAAGTTGAGGAGATGCAGGCTAATATGGGAGGAACAGAGATACTGAAGCCACTTCAACATATTTACAGACAGTCCTGCATTCCCAGTCAGCCAAGACAA CTGTTTGTCTTTACTGATGGAGAGGTGGGGAACACCAAAGAAGTCATTGATCTGGTAAAGAAGAATTCAGGTTCCCACAG GTGTTTCTCTTTTGGGATTGGGGAAGGGGCCAGCTCTGCTCTTATCAATGGCTTGGccaaggagggaggaggtcacGCTCAGTTCATCACAGGAACTGACAGGATGCAACCAAAA GTTATGCAGTCACTGCGATTTGCTCTACAGCCAGCTGTGGTGGACATCTCAGTCACATGGGATTTACCAAAGGGAGTGTCTGTCACTGTCCTCTctccaccaatcacagctcttttccagggtcagaggtcactggTTTATGGCCAGCTCACTGGAGAGGTAGGAGCAgctccatgtcatgttgtgtttctgtcatcaGGTATGTGA
- the LOC125013984 gene encoding von Willebrand factor A domain-containing protein 5A-like isoform X3, with protein MVQSKPPSGTMVNCCGLLSSQKEPVPLKSIEVELEVKDHVATVVSTLLYENKEDKPLEAVFVFPLPGDAAVCHFSAKIGQTQIVAEVKEKKEAREDYDDALSSGQQAFLLEESEQSPDIFSMSVGRLPPGESASIRLEYVTELAVQADDGLRFCLPAVLNPRYQPQGSEGASVQVTSVPASLVPYSLSFSARLSSPRPISKVESSCSLDPLQYLNTDQTQATIKLAAGHKFDRDVELLIYYKDAHQPTAVVEAGQASAKPGSLMGDPVVMLSLYPEFPQSVMSSVASCGEFVFLLDRSGSMQMSSANQQTRISSARDTLLLLLKSLPMGCYFNIYSFGSSYEHIFSQSVEYNQKTMEEALKKVEEMQANMGGTEILKPLQHIYRQSCIPSQPRQLFVFTDGEVGNTKEVIDLVKKNSGSHRCFSFGIGEGASSALINGLAKEGGGHAQFITGTDRMQPKVMQSLRFALQPAVVDISVTWDLPKGVSVTVLSPPITALFQGQRSLVYGQLTGEVGAAPCHVVFLSSGM; from the exons ATGGTGCAGAGCAAACCACCTTCAG GTACAATGGTGAACTGCTGTGGTCTGCTATCTTCCCAGAAGGAACCAG ttcctctgaagagcattgaggtggagctggaggtgaaggATCATGTGGCTACAGTGGTCTCCACTCTCCTCTACGAGAACAAGGAGGACAAACCACTAGaggctgtttttgtctttcctctgcCTGGAGATGCTGCTGTCTGTCATTTCAGTGCTAAGATTGGACAGACTCAGATTGTAGCTGAggtgaaggagaaaaaggag GCTCGTGAGGATTATGATGATGCACTGAGCTCTGGTCAGCAGGCCTTCCTGTTGGAGGAGAGTGAGCAGAGTCCAGATATATTCTCTATGAGTGTAGGCCGTCTTCCTCCAGGAGAGAGCGCCTCCATCAGGCTGGAGTACGTCACTGAGCTGGCTGTGCAGGCTGATGATGGACTGAGGTTCTGTCTGCCTGCTGTGCTCAACCCTCGCTACCAACCTCAAG GCAGTGAAGGAGCCAGTGTCCAGGTGACCTCTGTCCCAGCCTCTCTGGTGCCCTACAGTCTGTCTTTTTCTGCCCGACTGTCCTCTCCACGTCCAATCTCTAAAGTAGAGTCCAGCTGTTCCTTGGATCCTCTCCAGTACCTCAACACTGATCAAACCCAGGCCACT ATCAAGTTGGCTGCAGGACACAAGTTTGACAGAGATGTTGAACTGTTGATTTATTACAAAGACGCCCATCAGCCCACTGCTGTGGTGGAGGCAGGACAGGCCTCTGCCAAGCCTG GATCTCTGATGGGTGATCCAGTGGTGATGCTGAGCCTGTACCCTGAGTTCCCTCAGTCTGTGATGTCTTCAGTCGCCTCATGTGGAGAGTTTGTGTTCTTACTGGATCGATCAGGGAGTATGCAGATGAGCAGCGCGAATCAACAGACACGCATTAGCAGTGCCAGG GAtactctgctgcttctgttgaaGAGCTTACCAATGGGATGCTATTTCAACATTTACAGTTTTGGGTCCAGCTATGAACACATCTTCTC TCAGAGTGTGGAGTACAACCAGAAGACCATGGAGGAGGCTCTGAAGAAAGTTGAGGAGATGCAGGCTAATATGGGAGGAACAGAGATACTGAAGCCACTTCAACATATTTACAGACAGTCCTGCATTCCCAGTCAGCCAAGACAA CTGTTTGTCTTTACTGATGGAGAGGTGGGGAACACCAAAGAAGTCATTGATCTGGTAAAGAAGAATTCAGGTTCCCACAG GTGTTTCTCTTTTGGGATTGGGGAAGGGGCCAGCTCTGCTCTTATCAATGGCTTGGccaaggagggaggaggtcacGCTCAGTTCATCACAGGAACTGACAGGATGCAACCAAAA GTTATGCAGTCACTGCGATTTGCTCTACAGCCAGCTGTGGTGGACATCTCAGTCACATGGGATTTACCAAAGGGAGTGTCTGTCACTGTCCTCTctccaccaatcacagctcttttccagggtcagaggtcactggTTTATGGCCAGCTCACTGGAGAGGTAGGAGCAgctccatgtcatgttgtgtttctgtcatcaGGTATGTGA
- the LOC125013984 gene encoding von Willebrand factor A domain-containing protein 5A-like isoform X1 — protein sequence MAVCAAPLSVNCWSFIVTVALIRETWSGTVLSSPVLRGTMVNCCGLLSSQKEPVPLKSIEVELEVKDHVATVVSTLLYENKEDKPLEAVFVFPLPGDAAVCHFSAKIGQTQIVAEVKEKKEAREDYDDALSSGQQAFLLEESEQSPDIFSMSVGRLPPGESASIRLEYVTELAVQADDGLRFCLPAVLNPRYQPQGSEGASVQVTSVPASLVPYSLSFSARLSSPRPISKVESSCSLDPLQYLNTDQTQATIKLAAGHKFDRDVELLIYYKDAHQPTAVVEAGQASAKPGSLMGDPVVMLSLYPEFPQSVMSSVASCGEFVFLLDRSGSMQMSSANQQTRISSARDTLLLLLKSLPMGCYFNIYSFGSSYEHIFSQSVEYNQKTMEEALKKVEEMQANMGGTEILKPLQHIYRQSCIPSQPRQLFVFTDGEVGNTKEVIDLVKKNSGSHRCFSFGIGEGASSALINGLAKEGGGHAQFITGTDRMQPKVMQSLRFALQPAVVDISVTWDLPKGVSVTVLSPPITALFQGQRSLVYGQLTGEVGAAPCHVVFLSSGM from the exons GTACAATGGTGAACTGCTGTGGTCTGCTATCTTCCCAGAAGGAACCAG ttcctctgaagagcattgaggtggagctggaggtgaaggATCATGTGGCTACAGTGGTCTCCACTCTCCTCTACGAGAACAAGGAGGACAAACCACTAGaggctgtttttgtctttcctctgcCTGGAGATGCTGCTGTCTGTCATTTCAGTGCTAAGATTGGACAGACTCAGATTGTAGCTGAggtgaaggagaaaaaggag GCTCGTGAGGATTATGATGATGCACTGAGCTCTGGTCAGCAGGCCTTCCTGTTGGAGGAGAGTGAGCAGAGTCCAGATATATTCTCTATGAGTGTAGGCCGTCTTCCTCCAGGAGAGAGCGCCTCCATCAGGCTGGAGTACGTCACTGAGCTGGCTGTGCAGGCTGATGATGGACTGAGGTTCTGTCTGCCTGCTGTGCTCAACCCTCGCTACCAACCTCAAG GCAGTGAAGGAGCCAGTGTCCAGGTGACCTCTGTCCCAGCCTCTCTGGTGCCCTACAGTCTGTCTTTTTCTGCCCGACTGTCCTCTCCACGTCCAATCTCTAAAGTAGAGTCCAGCTGTTCCTTGGATCCTCTCCAGTACCTCAACACTGATCAAACCCAGGCCACT ATCAAGTTGGCTGCAGGACACAAGTTTGACAGAGATGTTGAACTGTTGATTTATTACAAAGACGCCCATCAGCCCACTGCTGTGGTGGAGGCAGGACAGGCCTCTGCCAAGCCTG GATCTCTGATGGGTGATCCAGTGGTGATGCTGAGCCTGTACCCTGAGTTCCCTCAGTCTGTGATGTCTTCAGTCGCCTCATGTGGAGAGTTTGTGTTCTTACTGGATCGATCAGGGAGTATGCAGATGAGCAGCGCGAATCAACAGACACGCATTAGCAGTGCCAGG GAtactctgctgcttctgttgaaGAGCTTACCAATGGGATGCTATTTCAACATTTACAGTTTTGGGTCCAGCTATGAACACATCTTCTC TCAGAGTGTGGAGTACAACCAGAAGACCATGGAGGAGGCTCTGAAGAAAGTTGAGGAGATGCAGGCTAATATGGGAGGAACAGAGATACTGAAGCCACTTCAACATATTTACAGACAGTCCTGCATTCCCAGTCAGCCAAGACAA CTGTTTGTCTTTACTGATGGAGAGGTGGGGAACACCAAAGAAGTCATTGATCTGGTAAAGAAGAATTCAGGTTCCCACAG GTGTTTCTCTTTTGGGATTGGGGAAGGGGCCAGCTCTGCTCTTATCAATGGCTTGGccaaggagggaggaggtcacGCTCAGTTCATCACAGGAACTGACAGGATGCAACCAAAA GTTATGCAGTCACTGCGATTTGCTCTACAGCCAGCTGTGGTGGACATCTCAGTCACATGGGATTTACCAAAGGGAGTGTCTGTCACTGTCCTCTctccaccaatcacagctcttttccagggtcagaggtcactggTTTATGGCCAGCTCACTGGAGAGGTAGGAGCAgctccatgtcatgttgtgtttctgtcatcaGGTATGTGA